The Pirellulales bacterium genome includes a region encoding these proteins:
- a CDS encoding type II toxin-antitoxin system VapC family toxin gives MKYVLDVSVAICWVIPRPLTPKADRLRVEYQRQIHELVAPSVFIDEVAGALTKAERQKDIAVGEAIPLYAKVMNSHPVLIPHASLIARAIEISSWTRSAYYDCLYVALAEREGCQLVTADQKSINNLMPRFPFIVPLATLP, from the coding sequence ATGAAGTACGTCCTTGACGTCTCCGTCGCGATCTGCTGGGTCATTCCCCGTCCACTCACGCCGAAAGCCGACCGGCTGCGCGTTGAATACCAGCGGCAAATCCATGAACTGGTCGCCCCGTCCGTCTTCATCGATGAGGTGGCCGGCGCCCTGACAAAGGCGGAGCGGCAAAAAGACATCGCCGTCGGGGAGGCAATCCCACTTTATGCCAAGGTGATGAACAGTCACCCCGTCCTGATCCCGCATGCGTCCCTGATCGCCCGGGCCATCGAAATCTCCTCATGGACCCGGAGCGCATATTACGATTGCCTCTACGTGGCGCTGGCTGAGCGCGAGGGGTGTCAGTTGGTCACGGCTGACCAGAAGTCCATCAATAATCTCATGCCGCGCTTCCCGTTCATTGTGCCGCTGGCGACACTGCCGTGA